A genomic segment from Carassius auratus strain Wakin chromosome 25, ASM336829v1, whole genome shotgun sequence encodes:
- the tpm1 gene encoding tropomyosin alpha-1 chain isoform X14: MAATSLEAVKRKIKQLQEQADGAEERAEKLQRELALERKSREAAEADVASLNRRIQLVEEELDRAQERLATALQKLEEAEKAADESERGMKVIENRALKDEEKMEIQEIQLKEAKHIAEEADRKYEEVARKLVIVEAELERTEERAELNESKCAELEEELKTVTNNLKSLEAQAEKYSQKEDKYEEEIKVLTDKLKEAETRAEFSERSVAKLEKSIDDLEEKLSHAKEENLDMNQMLEQTLLELNNM, translated from the exons ATGGCGGCTACATCGCTGGAAGCAGTCAAACGGAAAATAAAACAGTTGCAAGAGCAAGCGGACGGTGCTGAAGAGAGAGCGGAGAAACTGCAGAGGGAATTGGCGCTCGAGAGGAAATCCAGAGAAGCA GCTGAGGCTGATGTAGCGTCCCTGAACAGACGTATCCAGCTGGTTGAGGAGGAGTTGGATCGCGCACAGGAGCGTttggccactgccctgcagaagCTGGAGGAGGCCGAGAAGGCTGCCGATGAGAGCGAGAG AGGCATGAAGGTGATTGAGAACAGGGCTCTGAAGGATGAGGAGAAGATGGAGATCCAGGAGATCCAGCTCAAGGAGGCCAAACACATCGCTGAGGAGGCCGACCGCAAATATGAGGAG gtggccCGTAAGCTGGTGATCGTTGAGGCTGAGCTGGAGCGCACTGAGGAGCGCGCTGAGCTGAATGAGAG CAAATGCGCTGAGCTTGAGGAAGAGTTGAAAACTGTGACCAACAACCTGAAGTCCCTGGAAGCCCAGGCTGAGAAG TACTCCCAGAAAGAAGACAAATACGAGGAGGAGATCAAGGTCCTCACTGACAAACTAAAGGAG GCCGAGACCCGTGCTGAGTTCTCCGAGAGGTCCGTCGCCAAACTTGAGAAGTCCATTGATGACCTTGAAG AGAAACTCTCTCACGCTAAAGAAGAGAACCTGGATATGAACCAGATGTTGGAACAGACTCTATTGGAGCTGAATAACATGTGA
- the tpm1 gene encoding tropomyosin alpha-1 chain isoform X7 has translation MDAIKKKMQMLKLDKENALDRAEQAEGDKKAAEDRSKQLEDDLLALQKKLKGTEDELDKYSEALKDAQEKLELAEKKAADAEADVASLNRRIQLVEEELDRAQERLATALQKLEEAEKAADESERGMKVIENRALKDEEKMEIQEIQLKEAKHIAEEADRKYEEVARKLVIVEAELERTEERAELNERRLRRLEDELRVLDQTYKSLKASDEQYSQKEDKYEEEIKVLTDKLKEAETRAEFSERSVAKLEKSIDDLEDELYSQKLKYKAISEELDHALNDMTSI, from the exons ATGGATGCCATTAAGAAGAAGATGCAGATGCTCAAGCTCGACAAGGAGAACGCCTTGGACAGAGCCGAGCAGGCTGAGGGAGACAAAAAGGCAGCGGAGGACAGGAGCAAACAG CTTGAGGATGACCTCCTAGCACTGCAGAAGAAACTGAAGGGCACTGAAGATGAGCTCGACAAATATTCGGAGGCTCTGAAAGATGCACAGGAGAAACTGGAGCTGGCTGAGAAGAAAGCCGCAGAT GCTGAGGCTGATGTAGCGTCCCTGAACAGACGTATCCAGCTGGTTGAGGAGGAGTTGGATCGCGCACAGGAGCGTttggccactgccctgcagaagCTGGAGGAGGCCGAGAAGGCTGCCGATGAGAGCGAGAG AGGCATGAAGGTGATTGAGAACAGGGCTCTGAAGGATGAGGAGAAGATGGAGATCCAGGAGATCCAGCTCAAGGAGGCCAAACACATCGCTGAGGAGGCCGACCGCAAATATGAGGAG gtggccCGTAAGCTGGTGATCGTTGAGGCTGAGCTGGAGCGCACTGAGGAGCGCGCTGAGCTGAATGAGAG ACGCCTTCGAAGATTAGAGGATGAGCTTCGAGTGTTGGACCAAACCTATAAGTCATTAAAGGCATCAGATGAACAG TACTCCCAGAAAGAAGACAAATACGAGGAGGAGATCAAGGTCCTCACTGACAAACTAAAGGAG GCCGAGACCCGTGCTGAGTTCTCCGAGAGGTCCGTCGCCAAACTTGAGAAGTCCATTGATGACCTTGAAG ATGAGTTATATTCCCAGAAACTCAAGTACAAAGCCATCAGCGAGGAGCTGGACCACGCTCTCAACGACATGACTTCAAT ATAA
- the tpm1 gene encoding tropomyosin alpha-1 chain isoform X3, with product MDAIKKKMQMLKLDKENALDRAEQAEGDKKAAEDRSKQLEDELIQLEKRLRVTEDERDKVFEEYQSVEEKLVSAEEVATKAEADVASLNRRIQLVEEELDRAQERLATALQKLEEAEKAADESERGMKVIENRALKDEEKMEIQEIQLKEAKHIAEEADRKYEEVARKLVIVEAELERTEERAELNESKCAELEEELKTVTNNLKSLEAQAEKYSQKEDKYEEEIKVLTDKLKEAETRAEFSERSVAKLEKSIDDLEDELYSQKLKYKAISEELDHALNDMTSI from the exons ATGGATGCCATTAAGAAGAAGATGCAGATGCTCAAGCTCGACAAGGAGAACGCCTTGGACAGAGCCGAGCAGGCTGAGGGAGACAAAAAGGCAGCGGAGGACAGGAGCAAACAG TTAGAAGACGAGCTAATTCAGTTGGAAAAGAGGTTGCGGGTAACGGAGGACGAGCGTGATAAAGTGTTTGAGGAGTACCAGAGCGTGGAGGAGAAGCTCGTGTCCGCCGAGGAGGTCGCCACCAAG GCTGAGGCTGATGTAGCGTCCCTGAACAGACGTATCCAGCTGGTTGAGGAGGAGTTGGATCGCGCACAGGAGCGTttggccactgccctgcagaagCTGGAGGAGGCCGAGAAGGCTGCCGATGAGAGCGAGAG AGGCATGAAGGTGATTGAGAACAGGGCTCTGAAGGATGAGGAGAAGATGGAGATCCAGGAGATCCAGCTCAAGGAGGCCAAACACATCGCTGAGGAGGCCGACCGCAAATATGAGGAG gtggccCGTAAGCTGGTGATCGTTGAGGCTGAGCTGGAGCGCACTGAGGAGCGCGCTGAGCTGAATGAGAG CAAATGCGCTGAGCTTGAGGAAGAGTTGAAAACTGTGACCAACAACCTGAAGTCCCTGGAAGCCCAGGCTGAGAAG TACTCCCAGAAAGAAGACAAATACGAGGAGGAGATCAAGGTCCTCACTGACAAACTAAAGGAG GCCGAGACCCGTGCTGAGTTCTCCGAGAGGTCCGTCGCCAAACTTGAGAAGTCCATTGATGACCTTGAAG ATGAGTTATATTCCCAGAAACTCAAGTACAAAGCCATCAGCGAGGAGCTGGACCACGCTCTCAACGACATGACTTCAAT ATAA
- the tpm1 gene encoding tropomyosin alpha-1 chain isoform X16 produces MAATSLEAVKRKIKQLQEQADGAEERAEKLQRELALERKSREAAEADVASLNRRIQLVEEELDRAQERLATALQKLEEAEKAADESERGMKVIENRALKDEEKMEIQEIQLKEAKHIAEEADRKYEEVARKLVIVEAELERTEERAELNERRLRRLEDELRVLDQTYKSLKASDEQYSQKEDKYEEEIKVLTDKLKEAETRAEFSERSVAKLEKSIDDLEEKLSHAKEENLDMNQMLEQTLLELNNM; encoded by the exons ATGGCGGCTACATCGCTGGAAGCAGTCAAACGGAAAATAAAACAGTTGCAAGAGCAAGCGGACGGTGCTGAAGAGAGAGCGGAGAAACTGCAGAGGGAATTGGCGCTCGAGAGGAAATCCAGAGAAGCA GCTGAGGCTGATGTAGCGTCCCTGAACAGACGTATCCAGCTGGTTGAGGAGGAGTTGGATCGCGCACAGGAGCGTttggccactgccctgcagaagCTGGAGGAGGCCGAGAAGGCTGCCGATGAGAGCGAGAG AGGCATGAAGGTGATTGAGAACAGGGCTCTGAAGGATGAGGAGAAGATGGAGATCCAGGAGATCCAGCTCAAGGAGGCCAAACACATCGCTGAGGAGGCCGACCGCAAATATGAGGAG gtggccCGTAAGCTGGTGATCGTTGAGGCTGAGCTGGAGCGCACTGAGGAGCGCGCTGAGCTGAATGAGAG ACGCCTTCGAAGATTAGAGGATGAGCTTCGAGTGTTGGACCAAACCTATAAGTCATTAAAGGCATCAGATGAACAG TACTCCCAGAAAGAAGACAAATACGAGGAGGAGATCAAGGTCCTCACTGACAAACTAAAGGAG GCCGAGACCCGTGCTGAGTTCTCCGAGAGGTCCGTCGCCAAACTTGAGAAGTCCATTGATGACCTTGAAG AGAAACTCTCTCACGCTAAAGAAGAGAACCTGGATATGAACCAGATGTTGGAACAGACTCTATTGGAGCTGAATAACATGTGA
- the tpm1 gene encoding tropomyosin alpha-1 chain isoform X18 yields the protein MAATSLEAVKRKIKQLQEQADGAEERAEKLQRELALERKSREAAEADVASLNRRIQLVEEELDRAQERLATALQKLEEAEKAADESERGMKVIENRALKDEEKMEIQEIQLKEAKHIAEEADRKYEEVARKLVIVEAELERTEERAELNERRLRRLEDELRVLDQTYKSLKASDEQYSQKEDKYEEEIKVLTDKLKEAETRAEFSERSVAKLEKSIDDLEDHLYQQLEKNRLLSNELRMALDED from the exons ATGGCGGCTACATCGCTGGAAGCAGTCAAACGGAAAATAAAACAGTTGCAAGAGCAAGCGGACGGTGCTGAAGAGAGAGCGGAGAAACTGCAGAGGGAATTGGCGCTCGAGAGGAAATCCAGAGAAGCA GCTGAGGCTGATGTAGCGTCCCTGAACAGACGTATCCAGCTGGTTGAGGAGGAGTTGGATCGCGCACAGGAGCGTttggccactgccctgcagaagCTGGAGGAGGCCGAGAAGGCTGCCGATGAGAGCGAGAG AGGCATGAAGGTGATTGAGAACAGGGCTCTGAAGGATGAGGAGAAGATGGAGATCCAGGAGATCCAGCTCAAGGAGGCCAAACACATCGCTGAGGAGGCCGACCGCAAATATGAGGAG gtggccCGTAAGCTGGTGATCGTTGAGGCTGAGCTGGAGCGCACTGAGGAGCGCGCTGAGCTGAATGAGAG ACGCCTTCGAAGATTAGAGGATGAGCTTCGAGTGTTGGACCAAACCTATAAGTCATTAAAGGCATCAGATGAACAG TACTCCCAGAAAGAAGACAAATACGAGGAGGAGATCAAGGTCCTCACTGACAAACTAAAGGAG GCCGAGACCCGTGCTGAGTTCTCCGAGAGGTCCGTCGCCAAACTTGAGAAGTCCATTGATGACCTTGAAG ACCATCTCTACCAGCAACTCGAGAAAAACCGCCTTCTCTCTAACGAGCTAAGAATGGCCTTGGATGAGGACTAA
- the tpm1 gene encoding tropomyosin alpha-1 chain isoform X9, whose translation MDAIKKKMQMLKLDKENALDRAEQAEGDKKAAEDRSKQLEDDLLALQKKLKGTEDELDKYSEALKDAQEKLELAEKKAADAEADVASLNRRIQLVEEELDRAQERLATALQKLEEAEKAADESERGMKVIENRALKDEEKMEIQEIQLKEAKHIAEEADRKYEEVARKLVIVEAELERTEERAELNERRLRRLEDELRVLDQTYKSLKASDEQYSQKEDKYEEEIKVLTDKLKEAETRAEFSERSVAKLEKSIDDLEEKLSHAKEENLDMNQMLEQTLLELNNM comes from the exons ATGGATGCCATTAAGAAGAAGATGCAGATGCTCAAGCTCGACAAGGAGAACGCCTTGGACAGAGCCGAGCAGGCTGAGGGAGACAAAAAGGCAGCGGAGGACAGGAGCAAACAG CTTGAGGATGACCTCCTAGCACTGCAGAAGAAACTGAAGGGCACTGAAGATGAGCTCGACAAATATTCGGAGGCTCTGAAAGATGCACAGGAGAAACTGGAGCTGGCTGAGAAGAAAGCCGCAGAT GCTGAGGCTGATGTAGCGTCCCTGAACAGACGTATCCAGCTGGTTGAGGAGGAGTTGGATCGCGCACAGGAGCGTttggccactgccctgcagaagCTGGAGGAGGCCGAGAAGGCTGCCGATGAGAGCGAGAG AGGCATGAAGGTGATTGAGAACAGGGCTCTGAAGGATGAGGAGAAGATGGAGATCCAGGAGATCCAGCTCAAGGAGGCCAAACACATCGCTGAGGAGGCCGACCGCAAATATGAGGAG gtggccCGTAAGCTGGTGATCGTTGAGGCTGAGCTGGAGCGCACTGAGGAGCGCGCTGAGCTGAATGAGAG ACGCCTTCGAAGATTAGAGGATGAGCTTCGAGTGTTGGACCAAACCTATAAGTCATTAAAGGCATCAGATGAACAG TACTCCCAGAAAGAAGACAAATACGAGGAGGAGATCAAGGTCCTCACTGACAAACTAAAGGAG GCCGAGACCCGTGCTGAGTTCTCCGAGAGGTCCGTCGCCAAACTTGAGAAGTCCATTGATGACCTTGAAG AGAAACTCTCTCACGCTAAAGAAGAGAACCTGGATATGAACCAGATGTTGGAACAGACTCTATTGGAGCTGAATAACATGTGA
- the tpm1 gene encoding tropomyosin alpha-1 chain isoform X17 — protein MAATSLEAVKRKIKQLQEQADGAEERAEKLQRELALERKSREAAEADVASLNRRIQLVEEELDRAQERLATALQKLEEAEKAADESERGMKVIENRALKDEEKMEIQEIQLKEAKHIAEEADRKYEEVARKLVIVEAELERTEERAELNESKCAELEEELKTVTNNLKSLEAQAEKYSQKEDKYEEEIKVLTDKLKEAETRAEFSERSVAKLEKSIDDLEDHLYQQLEKNRLLSNELRMALDED, from the exons ATGGCGGCTACATCGCTGGAAGCAGTCAAACGGAAAATAAAACAGTTGCAAGAGCAAGCGGACGGTGCTGAAGAGAGAGCGGAGAAACTGCAGAGGGAATTGGCGCTCGAGAGGAAATCCAGAGAAGCA GCTGAGGCTGATGTAGCGTCCCTGAACAGACGTATCCAGCTGGTTGAGGAGGAGTTGGATCGCGCACAGGAGCGTttggccactgccctgcagaagCTGGAGGAGGCCGAGAAGGCTGCCGATGAGAGCGAGAG AGGCATGAAGGTGATTGAGAACAGGGCTCTGAAGGATGAGGAGAAGATGGAGATCCAGGAGATCCAGCTCAAGGAGGCCAAACACATCGCTGAGGAGGCCGACCGCAAATATGAGGAG gtggccCGTAAGCTGGTGATCGTTGAGGCTGAGCTGGAGCGCACTGAGGAGCGCGCTGAGCTGAATGAGAG CAAATGCGCTGAGCTTGAGGAAGAGTTGAAAACTGTGACCAACAACCTGAAGTCCCTGGAAGCCCAGGCTGAGAAG TACTCCCAGAAAGAAGACAAATACGAGGAGGAGATCAAGGTCCTCACTGACAAACTAAAGGAG GCCGAGACCCGTGCTGAGTTCTCCGAGAGGTCCGTCGCCAAACTTGAGAAGTCCATTGATGACCTTGAAG ACCATCTCTACCAGCAACTCGAGAAAAACCGCCTTCTCTCTAACGAGCTAAGAATGGCCTTGGATGAGGACTAA
- the tpm1 gene encoding tropomyosin alpha-1 chain isoform X4 → MDAIKKKMQMLKLDKENALDRAEQAEGDKKAAEDRSKQLEDDLLALQKKLKGTEDELDKYSEALKDAQEKLELAEKKAADAEADVASLNRRIQLVEEELDRAQERLATALQKLEEAEKAADESERGMKVIENRALKDEEKMEIQEIQLKEAKHIAEEADRKYEEVARKLVIVEAELERTEERAELNESKCAELEEELKTVTNNLKSLEAQAEKYSQKEDKYEEEIKVLTDKLKEAETRAEFSERSVAKLEKSIDDLEEKLSHAKEENLDMNQMLEQTLLELNNM, encoded by the exons ATGGATGCCATTAAGAAGAAGATGCAGATGCTCAAGCTCGACAAGGAGAACGCCTTGGACAGAGCCGAGCAGGCTGAGGGAGACAAAAAGGCAGCGGAGGACAGGAGCAAACAG CTTGAGGATGACCTCCTAGCACTGCAGAAGAAACTGAAGGGCACTGAAGATGAGCTCGACAAATATTCGGAGGCTCTGAAAGATGCACAGGAGAAACTGGAGCTGGCTGAGAAGAAAGCCGCAGAT GCTGAGGCTGATGTAGCGTCCCTGAACAGACGTATCCAGCTGGTTGAGGAGGAGTTGGATCGCGCACAGGAGCGTttggccactgccctgcagaagCTGGAGGAGGCCGAGAAGGCTGCCGATGAGAGCGAGAG AGGCATGAAGGTGATTGAGAACAGGGCTCTGAAGGATGAGGAGAAGATGGAGATCCAGGAGATCCAGCTCAAGGAGGCCAAACACATCGCTGAGGAGGCCGACCGCAAATATGAGGAG gtggccCGTAAGCTGGTGATCGTTGAGGCTGAGCTGGAGCGCACTGAGGAGCGCGCTGAGCTGAATGAGAG CAAATGCGCTGAGCTTGAGGAAGAGTTGAAAACTGTGACCAACAACCTGAAGTCCCTGGAAGCCCAGGCTGAGAAG TACTCCCAGAAAGAAGACAAATACGAGGAGGAGATCAAGGTCCTCACTGACAAACTAAAGGAG GCCGAGACCCGTGCTGAGTTCTCCGAGAGGTCCGTCGCCAAACTTGAGAAGTCCATTGATGACCTTGAAG AGAAACTCTCTCACGCTAAAGAAGAGAACCTGGATATGAACCAGATGTTGGAACAGACTCTATTGGAGCTGAATAACATGTGA
- the tpm1 gene encoding tropomyosin alpha-1 chain isoform X1 translates to MDAIKKKMQMLKLDKENALDRAEQAEGDKKAAEDRSKQLEDDLLALQKKLKGTEDELDKYSEALKDAQEKLELAEKKAADAEADVASLNRRIQLVEEELDRAQERLATALQKLEEAEKAADESERGMKVIENRALKDEEKMEIQEIQLKEAKHIAEEADRKYEEVARKLVIVEAELERTEERAELNESKCAELEEELKTVTNNLKSLEAQAEKYSQKEDKYEEEIKVLTDKLKEAETRAEFSERSVAKLEKSIDDLEDELYSQKLKYKAISEELDHALNDMTSI, encoded by the exons ATGGATGCCATTAAGAAGAAGATGCAGATGCTCAAGCTCGACAAGGAGAACGCCTTGGACAGAGCCGAGCAGGCTGAGGGAGACAAAAAGGCAGCGGAGGACAGGAGCAAACAG CTTGAGGATGACCTCCTAGCACTGCAGAAGAAACTGAAGGGCACTGAAGATGAGCTCGACAAATATTCGGAGGCTCTGAAAGATGCACAGGAGAAACTGGAGCTGGCTGAGAAGAAAGCCGCAGAT GCTGAGGCTGATGTAGCGTCCCTGAACAGACGTATCCAGCTGGTTGAGGAGGAGTTGGATCGCGCACAGGAGCGTttggccactgccctgcagaagCTGGAGGAGGCCGAGAAGGCTGCCGATGAGAGCGAGAG AGGCATGAAGGTGATTGAGAACAGGGCTCTGAAGGATGAGGAGAAGATGGAGATCCAGGAGATCCAGCTCAAGGAGGCCAAACACATCGCTGAGGAGGCCGACCGCAAATATGAGGAG gtggccCGTAAGCTGGTGATCGTTGAGGCTGAGCTGGAGCGCACTGAGGAGCGCGCTGAGCTGAATGAGAG CAAATGCGCTGAGCTTGAGGAAGAGTTGAAAACTGTGACCAACAACCTGAAGTCCCTGGAAGCCCAGGCTGAGAAG TACTCCCAGAAAGAAGACAAATACGAGGAGGAGATCAAGGTCCTCACTGACAAACTAAAGGAG GCCGAGACCCGTGCTGAGTTCTCCGAGAGGTCCGTCGCCAAACTTGAGAAGTCCATTGATGACCTTGAAG ATGAGTTATATTCCCAGAAACTCAAGTACAAAGCCATCAGCGAGGAGCTGGACCACGCTCTCAACGACATGACTTCAAT ATAA
- the tpm1 gene encoding tropomyosin alpha-1 chain isoform X11, giving the protein MDAIKKKMQMLKLDKENALDRAEQAEGDKKAAEDRSKQLEDDLLALQKKLKGTEDELDKYSEALKDAQEKLELAEKKAADAEADVASLNRRIQLVEEELDRAQERLATALQKLEEAEKAADESERGMKVIENRALKDEEKMEIQEIQLKEAKHIAEEADRKYEEVARKLVIVEAELERTEERAELNESKCAELEEELKTVTNNLKSLEAQAEKYSQKEDKYEEEIKVLTDKLKEAETRAEFSERSVAKLEKSIDDLEDHLYQQLEKNRLLSNELRMALDED; this is encoded by the exons ATGGATGCCATTAAGAAGAAGATGCAGATGCTCAAGCTCGACAAGGAGAACGCCTTGGACAGAGCCGAGCAGGCTGAGGGAGACAAAAAGGCAGCGGAGGACAGGAGCAAACAG CTTGAGGATGACCTCCTAGCACTGCAGAAGAAACTGAAGGGCACTGAAGATGAGCTCGACAAATATTCGGAGGCTCTGAAAGATGCACAGGAGAAACTGGAGCTGGCTGAGAAGAAAGCCGCAGAT GCTGAGGCTGATGTAGCGTCCCTGAACAGACGTATCCAGCTGGTTGAGGAGGAGTTGGATCGCGCACAGGAGCGTttggccactgccctgcagaagCTGGAGGAGGCCGAGAAGGCTGCCGATGAGAGCGAGAG AGGCATGAAGGTGATTGAGAACAGGGCTCTGAAGGATGAGGAGAAGATGGAGATCCAGGAGATCCAGCTCAAGGAGGCCAAACACATCGCTGAGGAGGCCGACCGCAAATATGAGGAG gtggccCGTAAGCTGGTGATCGTTGAGGCTGAGCTGGAGCGCACTGAGGAGCGCGCTGAGCTGAATGAGAG CAAATGCGCTGAGCTTGAGGAAGAGTTGAAAACTGTGACCAACAACCTGAAGTCCCTGGAAGCCCAGGCTGAGAAG TACTCCCAGAAAGAAGACAAATACGAGGAGGAGATCAAGGTCCTCACTGACAAACTAAAGGAG GCCGAGACCCGTGCTGAGTTCTCCGAGAGGTCCGTCGCCAAACTTGAGAAGTCCATTGATGACCTTGAAG ACCATCTCTACCAGCAACTCGAGAAAAACCGCCTTCTCTCTAACGAGCTAAGAATGGCCTTGGATGAGGACTAA
- the tpm1 gene encoding tropomyosin alpha-1 chain isoform X6 — translation MDAIKKKMQMLKLDKENALDRAEQAEGDKKAAEDRSKQLEDELIQLEKRLRVTEDERDKVFEEYQSVEEKLVSAEEVATKAEADVASLNRRIQLVEEELDRAQERLATALQKLEEAEKAADESERGMKVIENRALKDEEKMEIQEIQLKEAKHIAEEADRKYEEVARKLVIVEAELERTEERAELNESKCAELEEELKTVTNNLKSLEAQAEKYSQKEDKYEEEIKVLTDKLKEAETRAEFSERSVAKLEKSIDDLEEKLSHAKEENLDMNQMLEQTLLELNNM, via the exons ATGGATGCCATTAAGAAGAAGATGCAGATGCTCAAGCTCGACAAGGAGAACGCCTTGGACAGAGCCGAGCAGGCTGAGGGAGACAAAAAGGCAGCGGAGGACAGGAGCAAACAG TTAGAAGACGAGCTAATTCAGTTGGAAAAGAGGTTGCGGGTAACGGAGGACGAGCGTGATAAAGTGTTTGAGGAGTACCAGAGCGTGGAGGAGAAGCTCGTGTCCGCCGAGGAGGTCGCCACCAAG GCTGAGGCTGATGTAGCGTCCCTGAACAGACGTATCCAGCTGGTTGAGGAGGAGTTGGATCGCGCACAGGAGCGTttggccactgccctgcagaagCTGGAGGAGGCCGAGAAGGCTGCCGATGAGAGCGAGAG AGGCATGAAGGTGATTGAGAACAGGGCTCTGAAGGATGAGGAGAAGATGGAGATCCAGGAGATCCAGCTCAAGGAGGCCAAACACATCGCTGAGGAGGCCGACCGCAAATATGAGGAG gtggccCGTAAGCTGGTGATCGTTGAGGCTGAGCTGGAGCGCACTGAGGAGCGCGCTGAGCTGAATGAGAG CAAATGCGCTGAGCTTGAGGAAGAGTTGAAAACTGTGACCAACAACCTGAAGTCCCTGGAAGCCCAGGCTGAGAAG TACTCCCAGAAAGAAGACAAATACGAGGAGGAGATCAAGGTCCTCACTGACAAACTAAAGGAG GCCGAGACCCGTGCTGAGTTCTCCGAGAGGTCCGTCGCCAAACTTGAGAAGTCCATTGATGACCTTGAAG AGAAACTCTCTCACGCTAAAGAAGAGAACCTGGATATGAACCAGATGTTGGAACAGACTCTATTGGAGCTGAATAACATGTGA
- the tpm1 gene encoding tropomyosin alpha-1 chain isoform X10 produces MDAIKKKMQMLKLDKENALDRAEQAEGDKKAAEDRSKQLEDELIQLEKRLRVTEDERDKVFEEYQSVEEKLVSAEEVATKAEADVASLNRRIQLVEEELDRAQERLATALQKLEEAEKAADESERGMKVIENRALKDEEKMEIQEIQLKEAKHIAEEADRKYEEVARKLVIVEAELERTEERAELNERRLRRLEDELRVLDQTYKSLKASDEQYSQKEDKYEEEIKVLTDKLKEAETRAEFSERSVAKLEKSIDDLEEKLSHAKEENLDMNQMLEQTLLELNNM; encoded by the exons ATGGATGCCATTAAGAAGAAGATGCAGATGCTCAAGCTCGACAAGGAGAACGCCTTGGACAGAGCCGAGCAGGCTGAGGGAGACAAAAAGGCAGCGGAGGACAGGAGCAAACAG TTAGAAGACGAGCTAATTCAGTTGGAAAAGAGGTTGCGGGTAACGGAGGACGAGCGTGATAAAGTGTTTGAGGAGTACCAGAGCGTGGAGGAGAAGCTCGTGTCCGCCGAGGAGGTCGCCACCAAG GCTGAGGCTGATGTAGCGTCCCTGAACAGACGTATCCAGCTGGTTGAGGAGGAGTTGGATCGCGCACAGGAGCGTttggccactgccctgcagaagCTGGAGGAGGCCGAGAAGGCTGCCGATGAGAGCGAGAG AGGCATGAAGGTGATTGAGAACAGGGCTCTGAAGGATGAGGAGAAGATGGAGATCCAGGAGATCCAGCTCAAGGAGGCCAAACACATCGCTGAGGAGGCCGACCGCAAATATGAGGAG gtggccCGTAAGCTGGTGATCGTTGAGGCTGAGCTGGAGCGCACTGAGGAGCGCGCTGAGCTGAATGAGAG ACGCCTTCGAAGATTAGAGGATGAGCTTCGAGTGTTGGACCAAACCTATAAGTCATTAAAGGCATCAGATGAACAG TACTCCCAGAAAGAAGACAAATACGAGGAGGAGATCAAGGTCCTCACTGACAAACTAAAGGAG GCCGAGACCCGTGCTGAGTTCTCCGAGAGGTCCGTCGCCAAACTTGAGAAGTCCATTGATGACCTTGAAG AGAAACTCTCTCACGCTAAAGAAGAGAACCTGGATATGAACCAGATGTTGGAACAGACTCTATTGGAGCTGAATAACATGTGA